In Limanda limanda chromosome 21, fLimLim1.1, whole genome shotgun sequence, a genomic segment contains:
- the LOC133028238 gene encoding uncharacterized protein LOC133028238 has product VVKWDFSLQMFPSSLLLWLGLGALVKCTAGSDWCYTGCAHSPAHWGDVSSFCGGQRQSPIDIDTSKVHADPKLLDFTFKNFSSQHVIKSITNNGHTVKCSLKDNEVEVSGGGLDGTYSTLQFHFHWGDTEHHPGSEHTIDQHRYPMEMHIVSLKKGLTAEQAVADPKGIAALGFFLNATEDGDLSGPWGELASYLTSNTNTETAINHNFSIDDLIGNVSRTKYFRYMGSLTTPNCSEAVVWTVFQEPININKKLIARFASITGLTNLYRPLQTLNGRQVFASPGVSLPPSEAWCYDDHCKYSQAHWQLLSLSNCGGKRQSPINIETKNAVVNKALDAFTFTKFDDKHTIKYITNTGHAVKCVLKENAVEVSGGGLGHVYSILQFHFHWGSDDSMGSEHAMDSKRYPMEMHIVTKRKDLTLDKAVKTPNGLAVLGFFIEVPLSIKSSSSSSGHETNPTPSPTSNMESWKKLINYLSAIKDIGSTAEVTEEISIDDLLGGVKKTVYYRYNGSLTTPMCNEAVVWTVFEESVKVDRDLIKLFPTQMRYKNVFRALQTLHSRTVYKSSQASTSAPVIKSLLPAVSFLIPYCYAISLVSCQAMLLWKIHRCMPNL; this is encoded by the exons GTTGTTAAATGGGATTTCAG TCTGCAGATGTTTCCCTCCTCACTTCTGCTGTGGCTCGGTTTGGGAGCTTTGGTCAAATGTA CTGCTGGAAGTGACTGGTGCTATACTGGCTGTG CTCACAGCCCGGCCCACTGGGGAGACGTCTCTTCTTTCTGCGGAGGACAGAGGCAGTCTCCGATTGACATAGACACAAGCAAAGTTCACGCGGACCCGAAACTGCTGGACTTTACCTTCAAAAATTTCTCTTCTCAACACGTCATCAAATCCATCACAAACAACGGACACACAG TGAAATGCTCCCTGAAGGATAATGAAGTTGAAGTGAGTGGAGGTGGACTTGATGGAACATATTCTACGCTCCAGTTTCACTTTCACTGGGGAGATACTGAACACCATCCCGGCTCGGAGCACACGATTGACCAGCACAGATATCCAATGGAG ATGCACATCGTCAGTCTGAAGAAAGGTCTCACTGCGGAACAGGCCGTCGCCGATCCGAAAGGAATTGCTGCTCTTGGGTTTTTCCTAAAT GCAACAGAAGATGGCGATCTGTCCGGACCATGGGGCGAACTCGCGTCTTACCTGACAAGCAACACAA ACACTGAGACTGCCATAAACCATAACTTCTCTATAGATGACCTGATTGGAAATGTTTCCCGTACAAAGTACTTTCGCTACATGGGCTCCCTGACAACGCCCAACTGCAGCGAAGCTGTCGTATGGACTGTCTTTCAAGAGCCAatcaacatcaacaaaaaaCTG ATTGCGCGGTTTGCCTCAATTACGGGACTCACCAATCTTTATCGGCCTCTACAAACACTCAATGGACGTCAAGTTTTTGCTTCTCCTGGAGTTTCTCTCCCTCCCA GCGAGGCATGGTGCTATGATGATCACTGCA AATACAGCCAAGCTCACTGGcaacttctctctctgtccaactGTGGCGGTAAGAGACAGTCACCCATAAACATTGAGACAAAGAACGCCGTGGTGAACAAAGCACTTGACGCCTTCACCTTTACAAAGTTCGACGACAAACACACCATCAAGTACATCACCAACACCGGCCACGCAG TTAAGTGTGTGCTGAAAGAAAACGCAGTGGAGGTGTCGGGCGGCGGTCTGGGTCACGTCTACTCCATCCTTCAGTTCCATTTCCATTGGGGTTCAGATGACTCCATGGGCTCGGAGCACGCGATGGATTCGAAACGATACCCAATGGAG ATGCATATAGTGACCAAGAGGAAGGATTTAACCCTGGATAAGGCCGTAAAGACTCCGAATGGCCTGGCAGTTCTGGGTTTCTTTATTGAGGTACCGTTGAGTAT caaaagcagcagcagcagctcaggacaTGAG ACAAATCCCACACCGAGTCCAACATCTAATATGGAATCCTGGAAGAAACTGATCAACTATCTCTCTGCTATTAAAGACATTG GCTCAACAGCTGAGGTCACAGAGGAGATCTCCATTGATGACCTGCTCGGAGGTGTGAAGAAAACTGTGTACTACCGCTACAATGGCTCCTTAACCACCCCTATGTGTAACGAAGCAGTGGTTTGGACCGTCTTTGAAGAGTCCGTCAAAGTCGACCGAGACCTT ATAAAGCTGTTCCCGACTCAGATGAGATACAAAAACGTGTTCCGGGCTCTGCAGACTCTTCACAGCAGGACAGTCTACAAATCCTCCCAAGCCAGCACCTCTGCACCTGTCATAAAGTCTCTGCTGCCG